A section of the bacterium genome encodes:
- a CDS encoding MBL fold metallo-hydrolase, with the protein MKVCIHRGAHQIGGTCIELESQGKRLVLDIGQPLDSPDSASVEMPQVKGLEAPDDSLLGIVLSHPHQDHYGLAFRVPKNVPFLMGAASERILAAAAVFTQSGGTFEKVIHLEDRKPLTLGPFTITPYLVDHSAYDSYAMLIEADGKRLFYTGDLRGHGRKSDLFERLVAHPPGNVDVLLMEGTTITRTGTEQGFPTESDLEAEMVKIFRSTVGMPLVNCSGQNIDRLVTVFRACLRSDRQLILDMYTAHILAATENPRLPQADWDRVRVYLPFSQKMRIIQDESFAISDKYKAYRIHWQQLAAAANRSVMLFRPSMRRDMEKANCLTGASFVYSMWDGYLDEEKMKPFLAWLGEHKIPLIKCHTSGHASVKDLQRLRETFASALVVPIHTQHPEQFAELFQNVDLKQDGVWWGVGSKSH; encoded by the coding sequence ATGAAGGTTTGCATCCACCGTGGGGCCCATCAGATAGGGGGCACTTGCATCGAGCTCGAGTCACAGGGAAAACGACTCGTCCTCGACATAGGGCAGCCTCTGGACAGCCCTGATTCCGCATCCGTCGAGATGCCTCAGGTGAAAGGGCTTGAGGCTCCGGATGACTCTCTTCTGGGTATTGTGCTGTCCCATCCTCACCAGGATCACTACGGATTGGCTTTCCGAGTCCCGAAAAACGTCCCATTTCTTATGGGGGCGGCGTCCGAGCGGATATTGGCGGCGGCTGCGGTGTTTACACAATCTGGCGGGACCTTTGAAAAAGTGATCCATCTCGAAGACCGTAAGCCTTTAACGTTGGGTCCCTTTACGATCACACCCTATTTAGTGGACCATTCGGCCTACGACAGCTATGCCATGCTGATTGAGGCCGACGGGAAACGGCTCTTCTATACCGGTGATCTGCGAGGGCACGGCCGCAAGAGTGATCTCTTTGAGCGTCTGGTTGCCCATCCACCCGGGAATGTGGATGTTTTACTGATGGAGGGTACCACCATCACCCGCACCGGCACAGAGCAGGGCTTCCCAACCGAATCTGACCTGGAGGCCGAGATGGTCAAGATCTTCCGTTCCACGGTTGGCATGCCGCTGGTCAACTGTTCCGGACAGAACATTGATCGTCTGGTCACGGTATTTCGCGCCTGCCTGCGCTCCGATCGTCAGTTGATCCTCGATATGTATACGGCCCACATTCTGGCAGCCACCGAGAATCCAAGATTGCCGCAGGCCGACTGGGACCGTGTGCGCGTTTATCTACCCTTCTCACAGAAAATGCGAATCATTCAGGACGAGTCATTTGCGATTTCAGATAAGTACAAGGCGTATAGGATTCACTGGCAGCAGCTTGCGGCAGCAGCGAATCGGTCAGTCATGTTGTTCAGACCAAGTATGCGGCGCGACATGGAAAAAGCCAACTGCCTCACAGGCGCAAGCTTTGTCTACTCAATGTGGGACGGCTACCTCGACGAGGAAAAGATGAAGCCCTTCCTGGCCTGGCTTGGTGAGCACAAGATCCCATTGATCAAATGTCACACCTCCGGCCACGCTTCCGTAAAGGATCTACAGCGCCTGCGGGAAACATTTGCAAGCGCCTTGGTGGTGCCGATCCACACGCAGCATCCGGAACAATTTGCTGAGCTATTTCAAAATGTTGATTTGAAACAAGATGGAGTTTGGTGGGGCGTTGGAAGTAAAAGTCACTAA
- the surE gene encoding 5'/3'-nucleotidase SurE, producing the protein MPLILVTNDDGIESPGLRAAVEAVLPLGEVIVVAPSSQQTSAGRGLHGDRQGSFQRVELKFGGKTVTGYHCDCSPARIVLHAFDVLFTEKQPDLIVSGINYGENLGTNVTISGTVGAALQAASHGVPGLAMSLQTDIGNHRKYAELEWGAATHFCNIFASLMLNAKLPPDVDVLNVNVPASATIKTPWKVTRLSRQGYFVNYLADPHHASRIGEAVCQFGFNEATLEPDSDIRAVCSNLVSVTPVSMDLTSRIDLKSFLMGRGGAL; encoded by the coding sequence ATGCCCCTCATCCTCGTCACCAACGATGACGGAATCGAATCGCCCGGCCTAAGGGCGGCCGTTGAGGCCGTGTTACCATTGGGCGAGGTGATCGTAGTCGCCCCATCAAGCCAACAGACCTCAGCTGGGCGCGGCCTTCACGGTGACCGGCAGGGCTCATTCCAGCGGGTTGAACTGAAATTCGGCGGGAAAACGGTGACCGGTTACCACTGCGACTGTTCGCCAGCCCGTATAGTGCTCCACGCTTTTGATGTTCTATTCACCGAAAAGCAACCAGATCTGATTGTTTCTGGCATCAATTACGGGGAGAACCTGGGAACCAACGTCACGATATCCGGCACCGTTGGCGCCGCGCTCCAGGCGGCTTCCCACGGAGTCCCGGGGTTGGCCATGTCCCTGCAGACCGACATTGGGAATCACCGCAAATATGCTGAGTTGGAGTGGGGGGCTGCCACCCATTTCTGCAACATATTTGCCTCGTTGATGCTGAATGCAAAGTTACCACCGGATGTGGATGTTTTGAATGTCAACGTGCCGGCCTCCGCCACCATTAAGACCCCTTGGAAAGTGACGCGTCTGTCCCGGCAGGGCTATTTCGTCAATTACCTGGCTGATCCGCATCATGCCAGCAGAATCGGGGAAGCGGTGTGCCAGTTTGGATTTAATGAGGCAACGCTGGAGCCGGATTCCGATATCCGTGCCGTATGTTCTAACCTGGTGTCCGTCACCCCGGTAAGCATGGACCTGACTTCCCGAATCGACCTGAAATCATTTCTGATGGGTAGAGGAGGGGCGTTATGA